Proteins co-encoded in one Sediminispirochaeta bajacaliforniensis DSM 16054 genomic window:
- a CDS encoding class I SAM-dependent methyltransferase: MSDVKSHIQAYWRGRSATYDRFPASRKEEEEIQAYEAVLGRYIPPNRAEILDVGAGTGFFSLLLAQKGHRITALDLTREMLDRAREKAAALNLNLNFVIGDAENLPFESESFDFVVSRWLLWTLPHPNRAVLEWKRVLKPGGCVLCIDGLWHSNGLTGRLKAVCRKAGLILYNRTKPSDLGYSEEVSSQLPFRRGVEPEQAVEQFRQCGLSDITRETLHEIRRIRARNMPLLYRLSLAPATELIKGVKE; this comes from the coding sequence ATGTCTGATGTAAAATCGCACATCCAAGCGTACTGGCGCGGACGAAGTGCTACGTACGACCGGTTTCCTGCTTCAAGAAAAGAAGAGGAAGAGATACAGGCCTATGAAGCGGTCCTCGGCCGCTATATCCCTCCCAATCGGGCGGAAATTCTCGATGTCGGAGCTGGGACAGGTTTTTTCTCGCTTCTTTTGGCACAGAAGGGGCACCGTATTACTGCCCTGGATTTGACCCGGGAGATGCTGGACAGGGCCCGGGAGAAAGCGGCCGCTCTTAATCTGAATCTCAATTTTGTGATTGGCGATGCCGAGAACCTGCCTTTTGAAAGTGAATCATTCGATTTTGTCGTATCCAGGTGGCTTTTGTGGACCCTTCCTCATCCCAATCGGGCGGTACTGGAGTGGAAACGCGTACTAAAACCCGGTGGCTGCGTGCTCTGTATCGACGGACTGTGGCATAGCAACGGCCTTACCGGTCGCCTGAAAGCCGTATGCCGCAAGGCCGGTCTCATCCTGTACAACAGGACAAAGCCCTCCGATCTGGGCTATAGCGAAGAGGTCAGCAGTCAGCTTCCCTTTCGTCGGGGTGTTGAACCTGAACAAGCCGTAGAACAGTTTCGGCAATGCGGTTTGTCCGACATCACACGAGAAACCCTTCATGAGATACGAAGGATACGGGCACGGAATATGCCGCTGCTCTACCGGCTTTCCCTTGCCCCCGCCACCGAATTAATCAAAGGAGTAAAAGAATGA
- a CDS encoding HRDC domain-containing protein, which produces MSEHIRFLDSDQATSAWLDDIKARGVREIAVDIEGEFNLHRYGEHLCLVQVWDGEVLAVVDPLAVDLALVREIFESGSFRKIVYDCSSDRTLLYRRYGIYFNEVCDLMPAVVLLDFQKKGLASVLSSVLHIEEKPKKKFQQYDWMSRPIDGDALEYAAADVLHLFTLKEELFRRLEKEGLSNEYERQNSEVTSRPIDKEGTPGLFKKKRFLCMPKSGRDQFSRLFSIRDEYARELDLPPNRVVSNDELFLLAASRLKPNGIRLPKRMHPSRAQELRHRFTEALS; this is translated from the coding sequence ATGAGTGAGCATATTCGGTTTCTTGACAGTGACCAGGCCACTTCGGCCTGGCTTGATGATATCAAGGCGAGGGGAGTTCGTGAGATCGCCGTGGACATCGAGGGGGAGTTCAACCTCCACCGCTACGGCGAGCATCTTTGCCTGGTCCAGGTATGGGACGGCGAAGTTCTTGCCGTTGTCGATCCCCTGGCTGTGGACCTTGCCCTGGTCAGAGAGATATTCGAGTCCGGCTCCTTTCGAAAGATTGTCTACGATTGCAGCAGCGACAGAACCCTGCTCTATCGAAGGTACGGTATATATTTCAACGAGGTGTGCGATCTCATGCCTGCGGTGGTTCTGCTTGATTTCCAGAAAAAGGGGCTTGCTTCGGTGCTCTCTTCGGTCCTGCATATCGAGGAAAAGCCGAAGAAAAAGTTTCAGCAGTACGATTGGATGAGCCGCCCCATCGATGGCGATGCCCTGGAATATGCCGCCGCCGACGTACTTCACCTTTTCACGCTCAAGGAGGAGCTTTTCAGGCGCCTGGAAAAAGAGGGGCTCAGCAATGAGTACGAGCGGCAGAACAGCGAGGTGACGAGCCGCCCGATTGACAAGGAGGGTACACCCGGCCTTTTCAAGAAAAAGCGTTTTCTCTGTATGCCCAAGAGCGGTAGGGACCAATTCTCACGCCTTTTTTCCATACGGGATGAGTATGCACGAGAGCTTGATCTGCCGCCCAACAGAGTGGTCTCAAACGATGAGCTCTTTTTGCTTGCCGCTTCACGATTGAAACCGAATGGGATCCGGCTGCCGAAACGGATGCATCCGAGCCGGGCCCAGGAGCTTCGTCACCGTTTCACGGAAGCCTTGAGCTAA
- a CDS encoding ABC transporter substrate-binding protein — protein MKRLLLPLLICTLVSVSLFANGGQEQAAEEGPIELVFWTHEDPNRTVIEERYIQEFEAANPEITIKRVTHSSTKIQELVLTAFAANQGPDIFNMSIEDEYAYIANGRLSPVDPKAVGYDNLTALKDAYIPKVLDPVIMDGKIYGLPLELTNWCIYINKNVFRDAGLDPETDYPKTWEEVADVSEKLIIRNGDIITRRGFDFRYPYYLVSMVPMVEQLGGKLISDDGKTAIVGEEAWIEFLNYMKAWGPNGRNLGAPTYKNARKLFNYDNNDIAMAMTGLYQQGRIKADDPEFYDSGNWMVVPYPQFANAKNEVAGCYYGHYYMVNGQTSSRRQEAAWKFIGYMLGHGEEYLTTVNIIQPTKKLMESETFKNMPYSSVFSNDMEKGHIVYYGENSAKMQELIKQAVESVMLSGVSSEKAYATLKAEAQELLDEE, from the coding sequence ATGAAGCGTCTACTGCTGCCGTTGCTGATCTGCACGCTGGTATCCGTCTCGCTTTTTGCAAACGGAGGCCAGGAACAGGCGGCCGAAGAGGGGCCCATAGAACTAGTGTTCTGGACCCATGAAGATCCAAACAGGACGGTTATCGAAGAGCGATACATCCAGGAATTCGAGGCCGCAAACCCCGAAATCACCATCAAACGGGTCACCCATTCGTCCACTAAGATCCAGGAGCTGGTGCTTACCGCCTTTGCAGCAAATCAGGGGCCCGATATCTTCAATATGTCCATCGAGGATGAGTACGCCTACATCGCCAACGGGCGGCTTTCACCGGTCGATCCGAAAGCAGTCGGGTATGATAACCTGACGGCACTGAAAGATGCCTACATTCCGAAAGTGCTTGATCCCGTCATCATGGATGGTAAGATCTACGGTTTGCCTTTGGAACTGACCAACTGGTGCATCTACATCAACAAGAATGTGTTTCGCGATGCCGGACTTGATCCGGAGACCGATTATCCCAAGACGTGGGAAGAGGTCGCCGATGTTTCGGAGAAGCTGATTATTCGCAATGGCGATATCATTACCCGCCGGGGTTTCGATTTTCGTTATCCCTACTATTTGGTTTCGATGGTGCCCATGGTGGAGCAGCTGGGCGGAAAGCTGATCAGCGATGACGGAAAGACCGCTATTGTCGGGGAAGAGGCGTGGATCGAGTTCCTCAACTATATGAAGGCATGGGGACCGAACGGACGAAATCTCGGGGCCCCGACCTACAAAAACGCCCGAAAACTTTTCAACTACGACAATAACGATATTGCCATGGCTATGACCGGGCTCTATCAGCAGGGGCGGATCAAGGCGGACGATCCGGAATTCTACGACAGCGGGAACTGGATGGTGGTCCCCTATCCCCAGTTTGCCAATGCCAAGAACGAGGTGGCAGGCTGCTATTACGGCCACTATTACATGGTAAATGGGCAAACATCATCGAGGCGCCAGGAGGCCGCGTGGAAGTTCATCGGCTATATGCTGGGCCACGGAGAGGAGTACTTAACCACCGTCAATATCATCCAGCCTACTAAAAAGCTCATGGAGTCGGAGACCTTTAAAAACATGCCCTACTCCAGCGTTTTCAGCAACGATATGGAAAAGGGTCACATTGTCTATTACGGCGAAAACAGCGCTAAGATGCAGGAGCTGATCAAGCAGGCCGTCGAATCGGTCATGCTCAGCGGCGTCTCCAGCGAAAAGGCCTATGCAACCCTCAAGGCCGAGGCCCAGGAACTTCTCGACGAGGAGTAA
- a CDS encoding carbohydrate ABC transporter permease, whose amino-acid sequence MYARAKGRSGRLFHLPRPFLSILYPEYNQMSRHHASSPLKRHQDRWGMIFVLPAILFFSLFSFYPIINALFTSLFRKKVLSLKPPTFIGLENYHYLLTSADFWNSIRATIVFTLGTFIPLLVASLILAVLITQMRRGQKFLQMAYYSPAVLSSVVAAAIWLLIFDPRGLANQWVNFVMNTPGVDHKWFADATMVQMATMLVYFWKYVGYFVIIFISGIASIPPTLYEAARIDGSSSWQSFWRITLPLLKPTVVLVSIMSMLQCLKTFSTQYLFTQSGAPQGPINVITMNIYNTGIRDQRIGRASAMSIILFAIMLFFTWLQFSTSKSDEVSY is encoded by the coding sequence TTGTATGCTCGGGCGAAGGGAAGGAGTGGAAGGCTTTTCCACCTTCCCCGCCCGTTTCTTTCAATTCTTTATCCGGAGTATAATCAGATGTCCCGACATCACGCATCATCGCCGCTGAAGCGGCATCAGGACCGCTGGGGGATGATTTTTGTCCTGCCGGCGATCCTCTTTTTTAGTCTTTTCAGCTTCTACCCGATCATCAACGCCCTTTTCACGAGCTTGTTTCGAAAAAAGGTGCTGAGCCTCAAGCCGCCGACCTTCATCGGCCTTGAGAACTATCATTACCTGCTCACTTCCGCCGATTTCTGGAACTCGATCAGGGCAACCATCGTCTTTACCCTGGGGACCTTTATTCCCCTCCTGGTGGCAAGCCTGATTCTCGCCGTGCTCATCACCCAGATGAGGCGGGGGCAAAAGTTTCTGCAGATGGCCTACTACAGCCCGGCGGTACTATCGTCGGTGGTGGCGGCTGCTATTTGGCTTTTGATCTTCGACCCGAGAGGGCTTGCCAACCAGTGGGTGAATTTCGTCATGAATACCCCGGGGGTCGATCATAAGTGGTTTGCAGATGCCACCATGGTCCAGATGGCAACCATGCTGGTCTATTTCTGGAAGTATGTAGGTTACTTCGTCATCATTTTTATCTCGGGGATCGCATCCATTCCGCCGACGCTTTACGAGGCGGCAAGGATCGACGGCTCAAGCAGCTGGCAGTCATTCTGGAGGATCACCCTCCCACTCTTAAAACCGACGGTGGTACTGGTATCCATTATGTCGATGCTGCAGTGCCTGAAGACCTTCAGCACCCAGTACCTCTTTACCCAGTCAGGGGCTCCCCAGGGACCGATCAACGTCATCACCATGAATATCTACAATACGGGAATTAGGGATCAGCGGATCGGGAGAGCCAGCGCCATGAGTATCATCCTCTTTGCCATCATGCTCTTCTTTACCTGGCTCCAGTTCTCCACCTCCAAAAGCGATGAGGTAAGTTACTAA
- a CDS encoding carbohydrate ABC transporter permease, protein MNRISLPGVLARIILALALIFVAAPLVFMITASLMPASDIVKMPYRWIPKHLHVENFVHAVAGNDGSFIFIRNIFNSLVVASVVSITTVLISSLTGYSLSKFSYRGRDLVFLMIMATMMIPFEAIMIPLYMVITKMGLQNSYQGLILPFLVNAFGVFMMRQYLITFPNEFIDAARVDGMSEFAIYRQVILPNTGPAIATLAILAFRSQWDNLLWPLLIAQTEKMKTIPLYIVKFTAEMHTDEGAMMAVALIASVPMFILFFALSNYFVSGAAVYSSRKG, encoded by the coding sequence ATGAACAGAATATCTCTACCCGGCGTTCTCGCCCGCATCATTCTCGCCCTTGCCCTGATCTTTGTCGCAGCTCCCCTTGTTTTCATGATTACGGCAAGTCTCATGCCCGCATCCGATATCGTAAAGATGCCCTATCGCTGGATACCAAAGCATCTTCATGTGGAGAATTTCGTCCATGCCGTTGCGGGAAACGACGGAAGTTTCATCTTTATTCGCAATATCTTCAACAGCCTGGTTGTCGCTTCGGTCGTCAGTATTACCACGGTGCTCATCAGCAGCCTGACCGGCTACAGCCTCTCGAAGTTCTCCTATCGGGGACGCGATCTTGTCTTTCTTATGATCATGGCGACCATGATGATCCCCTTTGAGGCGATCATGATACCGCTGTATATGGTCATTACCAAGATGGGATTGCAAAACAGCTATCAGGGCCTGATTCTTCCCTTTCTGGTGAACGCCTTCGGGGTCTTTATGATGCGACAATACCTGATAACCTTTCCGAATGAGTTCATCGACGCGGCACGGGTCGACGGCATGAGCGAATTTGCCATCTATCGTCAGGTGATTCTGCCAAATACCGGGCCTGCCATTGCAACCTTGGCCATCTTGGCCTTTCGCTCTCAATGGGACAACCTGCTTTGGCCGCTTCTGATCGCCCAGACCGAGAAGATGAAGACCATTCCCCTCTATATTGTGAAATTTACCGCCGAAATGCACACCGACGAGGGTGCAATGATGGCGGTGGCATTGATCGCAAGTGTTCCGATGTTTATTTTGTTTTTTGCCCTAAGCAACTACTTTGTCAGCGGGGCGGCAGTGTACTCAAGCAGGAAGGGCTAA
- a CDS encoding HAD family hydrolase, with protein sequence MLIIFDMGNVVSSNVEVLPQIAEKTGIELADLRRVCGDEFWGLSTGRIDTREFWRIFTKHYGIEVKEDYLSTLFKPVVDASMVDVIDRLRRTGHRVVCGTNTIASHYEHHVKAGDYGVFDKVYASHIMGLAKPDPQFFRYILKKEGATAAETRFTDDLEENVKAAQGIGIRSHRFTGRAGLESFLAVSAIDVLDA encoded by the coding sequence ATGCTGATCATATTCGATATGGGAAATGTCGTCAGCAGCAATGTTGAGGTCCTTCCACAGATAGCCGAAAAAACAGGAATCGAGCTTGCCGATTTGAGAAGGGTCTGTGGGGATGAGTTTTGGGGCCTGAGTACGGGGAGGATCGATACCCGGGAGTTCTGGAGGATTTTTACAAAACACTACGGTATCGAGGTGAAAGAAGATTATCTCTCAACCCTGTTCAAGCCGGTGGTCGATGCCTCCATGGTCGATGTAATCGATCGCTTGAGGCGGACAGGTCACCGCGTGGTATGCGGGACCAATACCATAGCCTCCCATTACGAACACCACGTGAAGGCGGGCGATTACGGGGTCTTCGACAAGGTTTATGCCAGCCACATCATGGGTCTGGCAAAGCCGGATCCGCAGTTTTTTCGCTACATCCTGAAAAAAGAGGGGGCTACGGCAGCAGAGACACGTTTCACCGACGATCTGGAAGAAAATGTTAAGGCGGCACAGGGGATAGGAATACGCTCTCACCGTTTTACCGGAAGGGCCGGCTTAGAATCCTTCCTTGCCGTTTCGGCCATCGACGTTTTGGATGCGTGA
- a CDS encoding response regulator transcription factor, whose product MYSVLIVEDEPYLRQELVETVPWERHGFRVVAEAGTEEEAEALYQEHRPDLVVTDIRLPAGSGLDLLQRTSPRVAIVITGHDEFDYARRAIRLGVVDFLLKPIDDAELEGALRRCQLLLAGKPPLPDTVPASLIPYDMENYDSRERHVVAAEDFIRRRYREDISLSAAASELGLSESYLSRIIRDLRNRTFVEMLTSYRLRAAVELLGDQRLRVGEIASLCGFRDQGYFARTFKRSFGLSPTLYRSRIQNVDGRNGKEGF is encoded by the coding sequence ATGTATTCGGTGCTGATTGTCGAGGACGAACCCTATCTCCGGCAGGAGCTTGTCGAAACCGTTCCCTGGGAGCGCCACGGTTTCAGGGTTGTCGCAGAGGCCGGAACCGAAGAGGAAGCAGAGGCTCTCTATCAGGAGCATCGTCCCGACCTTGTCGTAACGGACATACGGCTGCCCGCCGGCAGCGGACTTGACCTCTTGCAGCGCACCTCTCCCCGGGTCGCGATTGTCATTACCGGTCATGACGAGTTTGACTATGCACGACGTGCCATCCGCCTTGGCGTCGTCGATTTTCTTCTTAAGCCCATCGATGATGCAGAGCTTGAAGGGGCCTTGAGAAGATGTCAGCTCTTACTTGCCGGTAAGCCTCCTCTTCCCGACACCGTCCCCGCTTCCCTGATCCCCTATGATATGGAAAATTACGACAGCAGAGAACGCCATGTCGTAGCAGCCGAGGATTTTATCCGCAGACGCTACCGGGAAGATATTTCCCTCTCCGCCGCGGCATCGGAACTGGGATTGAGCGAAAGCTACCTTTCGAGAATCATCCGGGATCTGAGAAATCGTACCTTTGTAGAGATGTTGACCTCCTACAGGCTGAGGGCCGCAGTTGAACTGCTTGGCGACCAGCGTTTGAGGGTAGGGGAGATTGCTTCACTGTGCGGATTTCGTGACCAGGGCTATTTTGCCCGGACCTTTAAGCGCAGCTTCGGTCTCTCCCCGACCCTGTATCGTTCACGCATCCAAAACGTCGATGGCCGAAACGGCAAGGAAGGATTCTAA
- a CDS encoding sensor histidine kinase, protein MRRREKRQAYFTRLLISFFLVGILPLAAASISFYASSLRAILRANSQRGRDAAAIAASALADQLDIYRHIAYSVSKLPIVLDAFSLEEKARDSAWLKELYQSLYAEIGGHLYETSVHILGSGGQISYSTHQLPHRYDLSYYENMEGIFSESRPNPDRTYLYLDPFLSERGERVACSFLRDIPGGYVVVDVLASALISAGAQPVFDSMILIDQERLKAFDFFRPERDGTFDHFPELTFMGEAERSMIAEGKTIMEGSLLVIPRAVADTSLVLLGTVHSDQYRLALKPLWEIGLWILLVLIVTVVLTAWRISRQIGTPVHAVVAAMELITEGVPPKLPETKRHDELGLLVTSYNRMVERLDELVERTREEERALQAAERKALQAQINPHFLYNTLGTIKSIAKLRGVPEIVDITTGLGRLFRAAVGGDGAFVPLRESIDILKSYIAIQHYRFGERLYARFLIPEELADFSVPRLILQPIVENAVVHALDSSLKPLELTICARKAADHVIITIRDDGPGIEPGRLRQVIEESDRVGIANVRRRMELLYQNRGGFSIESPPDGGTLVTFLFPLEE, encoded by the coding sequence ATGAGAAGACGGGAGAAGCGGCAGGCCTATTTCACCCGTCTTTTGATCTCGTTCTTTCTCGTCGGAATTCTTCCCCTTGCCGCTGCAAGTATCAGCTTCTACGCCTCCAGCCTTCGCGCCATTCTCAGAGCCAACAGCCAGCGTGGTAGAGATGCGGCGGCCATCGCCGCCTCGGCCCTGGCCGATCAGCTGGATATCTATCGTCATATCGCATACTCGGTTTCCAAGCTCCCGATTGTCCTCGATGCCTTTAGTCTGGAAGAAAAAGCCCGGGACTCCGCATGGCTCAAAGAGCTTTACCAATCCCTTTACGCCGAGATCGGCGGCCATCTCTACGAAACCTCGGTCCATATTCTCGGATCCGGGGGGCAGATTTCCTATTCCACCCATCAGCTTCCCCATCGATACGACCTCTCCTATTACGAAAATATGGAGGGTATTTTTTCCGAGAGCAGACCCAATCCCGATCGCACCTACCTCTACCTCGATCCCTTTCTTTCCGAGCGGGGAGAACGGGTCGCCTGCTCGTTTTTGCGGGATATTCCCGGTGGTTATGTGGTGGTCGATGTTCTTGCCTCTGCCCTGATATCGGCAGGGGCGCAACCCGTTTTTGATTCCATGATCCTCATCGACCAGGAGCGGCTGAAGGCCTTTGATTTCTTCCGTCCGGAGAGAGACGGGACCTTTGATCACTTTCCCGAACTCACCTTTATGGGCGAGGCCGAACGGAGCATGATTGCGGAGGGCAAAACAATCATGGAGGGAAGTCTATTGGTTATTCCCAGGGCCGTTGCCGATACCTCTCTTGTTTTGCTGGGGACCGTCCACTCCGATCAGTATCGCCTTGCCCTGAAGCCGCTCTGGGAAATCGGTCTCTGGATACTCCTTGTCCTCATCGTCACCGTGGTACTGACCGCCTGGCGCATCAGCAGGCAGATTGGAACCCCTGTCCATGCAGTCGTTGCTGCCATGGAGTTGATCACCGAAGGGGTTCCCCCGAAACTCCCCGAAACAAAGCGCCATGATGAGCTTGGGCTTCTCGTCACCAGCTACAACCGCATGGTGGAGCGGCTCGACGAGTTGGTGGAGCGTACCCGGGAGGAGGAGCGCGCCCTTCAGGCGGCCGAACGCAAGGCCCTGCAGGCTCAGATCAATCCGCATTTCCTCTATAATACCCTCGGCACCATCAAGTCCATCGCAAAGTTGCGTGGCGTTCCCGAAATCGTTGATATTACTACGGGCCTGGGACGGCTTTTTCGAGCCGCCGTCGGTGGCGACGGGGCTTTCGTTCCTCTTCGCGAAAGTATCGATATTCTCAAAAGCTATATTGCCATCCAACACTATCGTTTCGGTGAGCGTCTTTATGCCCGATTCCTTATCCCGGAGGAGCTTGCCGATTTTTCCGTTCCCCGGCTTATTTTGCAGCCGATTGTTGAAAATGCGGTGGTCCACGCCCTTGACAGCTCACTAAAACCGCTGGAGCTCACGATTTGTGCCCGGAAGGCGGCCGACCATGTTATCATTACAATCAGAGACGATGGTCCGGGGATCGAGCCCGGCCGTTTACGGCAGGTTATTGAGGAATCCGATCGGGTCGGCATTGCAAATGTTCGCAGACGTATGGAGCTGCTCTATCAGAATAGGGGCGGCTTTTCCATAGAATCCCCGCCGGATGGAGGAACCCTCGTCACCTTTCTTTTCCCCTTGGAGGAGTGA
- the nagA gene encoding N-acetylglucosamine-6-phosphate deacetylase, with translation MKRIWLTGGTILTGYMKMDACSLMIEGERIGDVVTDRRFAAKSIGDDDVVIPLHGAYVSPGFIDSHIHGFGGFGVDDCSVESILGMSRALVSHGVTGFCPTVYTGERRTMESSLAACADAMGQEDGARILGIHMEGPFISPKRVGAQSADGVAAVDLALMERLWHVAGKKIVTMTVAPELKGMRELALWCMKREITLQAGHTNADYEQMLEGMQAGILHSTHFFNAMSRLHHRNPGAVGTIMIHPEISCEIIADGHHVHPGLIKLLLRDKPVSKVVLVTDALALAGTGKSEGRANGMKISDIDGVFRLEDGTIAGSSLTMLKGIANLTEWGVPLEHAVQMAGSNPARIFGFSRRGLLIPSYQADIAVFDHNFRPLMTFIGGDLAFKADKIT, from the coding sequence ATGAAAAGAATCTGGTTGACCGGCGGGACCATCCTGACCGGTTATATGAAGATGGATGCGTGCAGCCTCATGATAGAGGGGGAGCGAATAGGCGATGTCGTCACCGATCGCCGCTTTGCAGCGAAATCGATCGGGGATGATGATGTGGTCATCCCTCTTCACGGGGCCTATGTGAGCCCCGGTTTTATCGATAGTCATATTCATGGCTTTGGCGGCTTCGGTGTGGACGACTGTAGCGTCGAGTCGATCCTCGGTATGTCCCGGGCCCTCGTTTCCCATGGGGTGACAGGCTTTTGCCCCACCGTCTATACCGGAGAACGTCGGACCATGGAGAGCTCCCTTGCCGCTTGCGCCGATGCCATGGGGCAAGAGGATGGGGCGAGGATACTCGGCATCCACATGGAGGGGCCCTTTATCTCCCCCAAACGGGTCGGGGCACAATCGGCCGACGGAGTGGCCGCAGTGGACCTCGCCCTTATGGAGCGTCTCTGGCACGTCGCAGGTAAGAAAATAGTCACCATGACCGTGGCCCCCGAACTCAAAGGGATGCGGGAACTTGCCCTCTGGTGTATGAAGCGGGAGATCACCCTGCAGGCAGGCCACACCAATGCCGATTATGAACAGATGCTCGAAGGAATGCAGGCAGGCATACTCCATTCCACCCATTTTTTCAACGCCATGAGCAGGCTTCACCATCGCAACCCCGGAGCGGTGGGAACCATCATGATCCATCCCGAAATATCGTGTGAGATTATCGCCGACGGCCATCATGTCCATCCCGGACTGATAAAACTCCTCTTACGCGACAAGCCTGTCAGCAAGGTTGTTCTTGTTACCGATGCTCTTGCCCTCGCCGGGACCGGCAAGTCTGAGGGCAGGGCCAACGGTATGAAAATTTCCGACATCGACGGTGTTTTCCGCCTCGAGGACGGGACCATTGCCGGGAGTTCCCTGACCATGCTGAAGGGGATCGCCAACCTCACCGAATGGGGCGTACCTCTGGAGCATGCGGTCCAGATGGCGGGGAGTAATCCTGCCCGCATCTTCGGCTTCTCCCGCAGGGGGCTTCTCATTCCCAGTTACCAAGCCGATATCGCCGTTTTTGACCACAACTTTCGTCCCCTGATGACCTTCATCGGAGGGGATCTTGCGTTCAAAGCGGATAAGATCACATGA
- a CDS encoding cupin domain-containing protein, translated as MIHEEGRVEAIVKRLIDTLGLEPLPVEGGYFRQSYRSKAALMGGRPAATAIYFLLTAPDGFSALHRLDADELFHFYLGDTVESLFLYPDGRMEHMELGQNIFSGQKLQALCPAGTWQGHRIKPGGTWALIGSTMAPGFSSDCFTGGERTALMDSYPEASELIAELTRPGSDGAMPEGY; from the coding sequence ATGATACATGAGGAGGGACGGGTGGAAGCGATCGTGAAGCGACTCATTGATACCCTGGGACTTGAGCCCCTTCCTGTAGAGGGAGGGTATTTCAGGCAAAGCTACCGATCGAAGGCGGCGCTTATGGGCGGGCGTCCCGCAGCAACTGCCATCTATTTTCTTCTTACCGCTCCCGACGGCTTTTCGGCACTACACCGTCTGGATGCAGATGAACTATTTCACTTTTATCTTGGAGATACGGTGGAAAGCCTCTTCCTTTACCCCGACGGCAGGATGGAACACATGGAATTGGGGCAAAATATTTTTTCCGGCCAGAAGCTCCAGGCCCTCTGCCCGGCAGGAACTTGGCAAGGCCATCGGATCAAACCGGGGGGAACCTGGGCCCTGATCGGTTCCACAATGGCTCCCGGTTTTTCATCGGACTGTTTTACGGGAGGCGAACGGACGGCACTTATGGATAGCTATCCCGAAGCCTCGGAACTAATAGCAGAGCTTACCCGACCGGGAAGTGATGGAGCCATGCCCGAAGGGTATTGA